CACTCATCACTATTCTTATTATTACCTTATGTTTGTTGAGTAGCAATACGTATGCAAACGATGATTTTTATCCACCCTGGAGTCACGGTAAAAATAATCCGGTAAAACAAAGAGGCCTTGAGATCACTGTTCCCGAAGTGGACAACCTTCCTGATATTCATGGTGATCCTTTTCATTCAGCACTCAATATATTTCTAGGAGGTAATTACTTCTTTGTTATGGCGCCTTTGGTAGAGGAGTTTGTCAAAGAGCACCCTCAATTTGAGGGGAGAATTTATTATGAAACTCTGCCACCAGGATTGCTATATAAACAAATCGAACAGCACGGAGTCATCACTGTCGGAAACATGACCTGGCAAGTACAAGCAGATGTTTATGCTGCAGGTCTAAGACGCGTGGAGCAACTGATTAAAGAGGGTCGTAGTAATGGTAAGGCTGTTCCTTATGTGACAAACACATTAGCAATTATGGTACCTAAAAACAACCCAAAACATATTTTATCTCTCACTGATCTCGCACAACCAGGGATTAAACTTGTGATGCCCAATCCACAATTTGAAGGGATAGCTCAACAAATTGAAAAAAGTTTGGTTAAAGCAGGTGGGGAGCAACTAAAACAATCTGTCTATGGCACCAAAGTTAACAATGGTGAAACCACCCTCACCCATATCCATCACCGACAAACCCCACTTACTTTATTGGAAAAGAAGGCA
This sequence is a window from Ferrovum sp. JA12. Protein-coding genes within it:
- a CDS encoding substrate-binding domain-containing protein — its product is MMNNSLAQLINNVNTSKRSLITILIITLCLLSSNTYANDDFYPPWSHGKNNPVKQRGLEITVPEVDNLPDIHGDPFHSALNIFLGGNYFFVMAPLVEEFVKEHPQFEGRIYYETLPPGLLYKQIEQHGVITVGNMTWQVQADVYAAGLRRVEQLIKEGRSNGKAVPYVTNTLAIMVPKNNPKHILSLTDLAQPGIKLVMPNPQFEGIAQQIEKSLVKAGGEQLKQSVYGTKVNNGETTLTHIHHRQTPLTLLEKKADAGVTWQSEAIFQEKIGNPISYISLPSQVNTRAIYAATTVKGNLHPEAAQLWIEFLQSQKALSIFKEYGFEAYRQTH